A window from Engraulis encrasicolus isolate BLACKSEA-1 chromosome 13, IST_EnEncr_1.0, whole genome shotgun sequence encodes these proteins:
- the slc23a3 gene encoding LOW QUALITY PROTEIN: solute carrier family 23 member 3 (The sequence of the model RefSeq protein was modified relative to this genomic sequence to represent the inferred CDS: substituted 1 base at 1 genomic stop codon) — MEAIQQDTAEVTNKGGQHSRIRGVDWCPSLLLSLALAVQHVFVQCALPVLLLGILQCHMRVPWSQGEWAQHLATLLFSSAASTLLHTWIGTCMPLVQAPSLEFLGPAVVLLSTNTGNTGDCWDAEAEGCGEQSRALRELQGMVLVAGLLQVCVGVCGLGGVCVLRCGPLVLAPVVCVLGLSMYRDAALLCSDHWGFAALAVLLMVILSQHLRSLLHVCVVCVCAXVLVPGVIVWCVSGALATTGHVRLYTLSELLPELQVQNNTATTLLLNDPVTHLLNVTHTLWDNSSGLELTPSGMSVSLPWVSLPHTGVGRPLVSVRAAAAGAVAALASCSSSIAVYCLSSRLMEGPQPPVHACNRGLFTEGLGTLAAALLGSPLGVASSVANACTIQLSQCGSRRTVQLAAILGMLLGLSPRLTAAFLSAIPLAVYGAILWVTYAVSTGTGVTYFQFGHMDSGRNIFNTGFTIFMALVLPRWFRLQPDVILTGSLSGDVLMLSVMASPVLIIFSLAFLLENTVSGTLSEMGLTRAEGAKGKAMVVMADSRQYCCQATAAMFEPPRVVRRLQALPYLRVVPFYACRIPEGPRKEADTPTYEMANLLTV, encoded by the exons ATGGAGGCCATTCAGCAGGACACAGCAGAGGTGACCAATAAGGGTGGCCAGCATAGCAGGATCAGAGGGGTGGACTGGTGCCCATCACTGCTCCTCTCCCTGGCCCTGGCAGTGCAG catgtgtttgtgcagtgtgcgttgccagtgctgctgctggggaTCCTCCAGTGCCATATGCGTGTGCCATGGTCGCAGGGGGAGTGGGCGCAgcacctggcaaccctgctcttcTCCTCGGCAGCATCCACCCTCCTCCACACCTGGATaggcacctg CATGCCGTTGGTGCAGGCTCCCTCTCTTGAGTTTCTGGGCCCTGCAGTGGTCCTGCTCTCCACTAACACTG GCAACACAGGAGACTGTTGGGATGCAGAGGCTGAGGGCTgcggtgagcagagcagagcactgagaGAG ctgCAGGGCATGGTGCTGGTGGCGGGgctgctgcaggtgtgtgtgggtgtgtgtgggttgggaggtgtgtgtgtgctgcgctgtGGGCCTCTGGTCCTggcccctgtggtgtgtgtgctgggcctcTCCATGTATCGAGACGCAGCGCTACTCTGCTCCGATCACTGGGGCTTCGCAGCACT gGCTGTACTCTTGATGGTGATTCTCTCTCAGCACCTGCGTTCCCT cttgcatgtgtgtgtggtgtgtgtgtgtgcgtaggtgctgGTCCCTGGGGTgatagtgtggtgtgtgtctggtgcCTTGGCAACCACGGGACATGTGAGACTTTACACACTCTCCGAGTTGCTGCCTGAACTGCAAGTTCAAAACAACACCGCAACCACACTCCTCCTGAACGACCCCGTCACACACCTCCTAaacgtcacacacactctctgggaCAACAGCTCAGGACTGGAGCTAACACCCTCTGGCATGTCTGTTTCCCTTCCCTGGGTCAGCCTCCcgcatacag GAGTTGGGCGCCCCCTTGTGTCTGTCCGTGCGGCTGCAGCGGGTGCAGTGGCTGCGTTAGCCTCCTGCAGTAGCTCTATTGCGGTGTACTGCCTGAGCTCCCGGCTAATGGAGGGCCCCCAGCCCCCCGTACACGCCTGCAACCGGGGCCTGTTCACCGAGGGCCTGGGGACCCTCGCCGCCGCACTACTGGGGTCGCCACTAGGGGTCGCTAGCAGTGTGGCCAACGCCTGCACCATCCAGCTAAGCCAG TGTGGCTCCAGGAGGACTGTTcaactggcagccatcttgggaATGCTGTTGGGATTGTCCCCTAGACTAACAGCCGCGTTCCTCTCCGCCATTCCACTGGCCGTTTACG GTGCCATTCTGTGGGTGACCTACGCTGTTTCCACGGGAACAGGAGTGACGTATTTCCAGTTCGGCCACATGGACTCTGGAAGGAACATTTTCAACACGGGCTTCACCATATTCATGGCCCTCGTCCTCCCACGCTGGTTTCGTCTACAGCCTGATGTTATACTCACAG GTTCCTTGAGCGGTGACGTGTTGATGCTGTCTGTCATGGCTTCCCCCGTCCTCATCATCTTCTCCTTAGCTTTCCTACTGGAGAACACTGTCTCTG gTACTCTTTCAGAGATGGGGCTGACCAGGGCAGAAGGGGCGAAGGGAAAGGCGATGGTGGTGATGGCTGATAGCAGGCAGTACTGTTGCCAGGCGACGGCGGCCATGTTTGAGCCTCCAAGGGTGGTCAGGCGACTCCAGGCACTGCCCTACCTGAGGGTCGTCCCTTTCTATGCCTGCAGGATCCCGGAAGGACCCCGGAAGGAAGCTGACACGCCCACATATGAAATGGCAAATTTACTGACTGTGTGA